CTGACCCCGGTCTTCTTCTCCTCGTCCAGGAAGGCCCGGTAGGCCAGCTCCCCGTTGGAAACGGGGTCCAGGAGGAGGATGGCCTCGGCCACCTGGCGAGCCTCCTCGAGGCTCGGCCGCTTCTCCCCCTGGAACACCCTGGGTTGGCGTTCCGCCAACTCCTTGTAGAAGTCCTCCACCGGGATGGTAAGCCCGTGCATTCCCACCCCCACCTTCTCCACCACCGGCCCCAGGGTGACCATCTTCTCGTAAAGCTGGGTGTAGTCCCGCTCCACCACCCGGAACTTGGGCATGGTCTTGCCAGGGATGGGTTCCACTTCCCCTTTCTTCCAGTCCCGGTCCTCGGCCTGGGCCAGCTCGTCCGGGGTGTCGTGCTGCAGGGGGATCATGACCAGGTCCTTCACCGGGGTGGGCAGGTGGAGGCGGGCCAGTTCGGAAACCTTTTTGGCGATGGCCTTAAAGATCTCCCAGTCCGGCTTGGATTCCCAGGCGGGGGGCACCGCCGCCTGCAGGGGGTTGATGAAGGTGTGGAGGTCGGTGGTATTGAGGTCGTCCTTCTCGTACCAGGTGGCGGCGGGGAGGACGATATCGGAGTAGAGGGCGCTGGTATCCATGCGGAAGTTGAGGTCCACCACCAGGTCCAGCTTCCCCTCGGGGGCCGGCTTGCGGTAAACCACTTCCTGTACCTGCCCCTCCGCCTTCTCCTCGGCGATGGTATTGGTGTGGGTGCCCAGGTAGTGCTTGAGGAAGTACTCGTGCCCCTTGGCGCTGGTGCCGATGGCGTTCCCCCGCCAGATGAACCAGACCCTGGGCCAGTTCTCAGGCGCGTCGGGGTCCTCCACCGCGAACCTCAGCTCCCCCCGCTTAAGGGCTTCCACCACGTACTGGACGATCTCCGCCTCGGTCTTGGCTCCCCTGGCCTCCGCCTCCTTGACCACCTCCAAGGGGCTCTTGTTGAACTGGGGAAAGAAGGGGAGCCATCCTTTGCGCACCGCCCGCACCTGGTGGTCTACGGTGTGGTCCGTTAGACCCGCCGCCGTCTTGTCGTAGGCGGAAAAGCCCCGCTCGTAGCGCCACTGGTCCGAGTGGACGTAGTGGAAGCTGGGGGTGTTCTGCTGCCTGGGCGGATAGCCCCAGTCGGTGGCGAAGGCGATGGGACCCCAGGAGGCCTGGTTGGCCAGCTTCTCCTGGCCCACGTAATGGGCCAAGCCCCCGCCGTTCACCCCCACGCTCCCCGTGAGCATGAGGGCCACGATCCCCGCTCGGTAGAGGAGGTTGTTGTGGTACCAGTGGTTGACGCCCGCCCCGATGATGATGAGGTTTTTCCCCTTGGTCTTGAGGCCGTTTTCCGCCCAGGAGCGGGCGTACTTGAGGAGGGTATCCCGGTGGATCCCGGTCCACTTCTCCTGCCAGGCGGGGGTGTAGGGAAGGTCCTCCTCGTAGCCCTTGGGGTAATCCCCAGGCAGGCCCCGTCCCACCCCGAACTGGGCCATGAGGAGGTCAAAGACCGTGGCCACCGCCACCCTTTCCCCCTCCTTGGTCACCACGTACTTGACGGGCACGCCCCGCTTCAGTTTCCGGTCAGAGGAGAAGTCGTCGAACTCCAGAAGGAGGACCTCGTCCTCCGCCCCCAGGAGGCTTAAGCGGGGGTTTAAGGGCTCGCCGGTTTTGGGATCCTCTAGCTTCAGGTTCCACTTGCCCTTCTCCTTCTGCCAGCGGAAGCCGATGGTGCCCCCAGGCATCCTGGGGCCCTTCTCCTCATCCCACAGGAGGAGCTTGAAGTCGCCGTTTTCCTCCTCGGCGTAGTCCACGAGGCGGTTGGCCCGCAGGTAACGCCCAGGGCGGCCATCCCGAATCTCAATCAGAAGGGGGGCATCGGTGTAGCGCTTCAGGTAGTCCAGGAAGTAGGGCACCTCCCGCTCCGCGTAGTACTCCTTGAGGAGGACGTGGTTCACCGCCATCCAGAAGGCTCCATCCTGACCTGGGTTAATGGGAATCCACCAGTCAGCGTACTTGGCAACCTGGGAAAAGTCGGGGCTAAAGACGGTGAGCTTGGCACCCGCATGCCGCACCTCGGAGATGAAATGGGTGTCGGGGGTGCGGGTCATGTTGAGGTTGGAGCCCATCACCGCGATGAAACGGGCGTTGTACCAGTCGGCGGACTCGTGGACGTCGGTCTGCTCTCCCCAGATCTCGGGCGAGGCGTTGGGCAGGTCGCAGTACCAGTCGTAGAAGCTTAAGGGTACCCCGCCCAAAAGGGAGAGGAAGCGGCTTCCCGCGGCATAGGAGATCTGGCTCATGGCGGGTATGGGGGAGAAGCCGATGACCCTATCGGGGCCGTGGCGCTTCACCGTGGAGACCACCGCGGCGGCGATGATCTCCAGCACTTCATCCCAGCTGGCCCGCCTGAAGCCTCCTTTACCCCGGGCCTTCTGGTAGCGCTTGCGTTTGTGGGGGTCGTTCTGGATGGCCTCCCAGGCGGCCACGGGGTCGGGGTGCTGCTTCTTGGCCTCCCGCCAGAGGTCCAGAAGGGCTCCCTTGGCGTAGGGGTACTTCACCCGGATGGGGCTATAGAGGTACCAGCTGAAGCTGATGCCCCGCTGGCAGCCCCGGGGCTCGTAGGGGGGAAGGCCCGCCTCGAGGCTCGGGTAATCCGTGGCCTGAAGCTCCCAGGTGACCACGCCGTCCTTGACGAAGACCTCCCAGGAACAAGAACCCGTGCAGTTCACCCCGTGGGTGGTGCGCACCCTCTTGTCGTGTTGGAAGCGGTTGCGGTAGAACTCCTCCCACTTCCTTTCCGCTGGGCTTTCAATCTCCTTGATCCAGTCCCTCATGTCTACCTCCTAAGCTGGCTTTGAATGCGTTCCGAGAGGCTCTTGGGGCGAAGCTGCCAAAGGATGGCCTGGTAAAGGAGAAGGATGGCCAGGAGGACCAGGCCGGCCACCAAGAAACGGCCCAGGTATAGGGAAGAGGGCCTTGGCACCTCCTGGGAAACCTGAACCAGGAAAGCAGCCAGAGCCGCCGCCTCGGCCTCGGTGAGGGGCCTCCCCTTGTAGGCTTCCCGCATTACGGGGAAAGCGGGGTTTTGCAAGAGCGCCGCAAGCCCTGCCTCGCCCCCTAGGCGTTTGGCGGCATCCGTGAGGTCCTTCCCCATGGACCCCCCGCCAAGGAAACCCACTCCTGCCACCGTGTGGCAGGCCTGGCAGGGAGCCCCACCGTTCTGCAAGGCCTTCTGGCCCAGGTACAGGGCCCGGCCCAAAGCAGGATCCCCTGGGACCTGGGGTGCGGGCGCTTGGGCCTCGGCTTGGGTGCCCGACAGACCCTTTAGATACTGGGCGATGGCCCGGGCCTCGGCCTCGGATACCTGGGGCAGGGGAGGCATGATCCCGTTGTAGGTCACCCCGTTCACCTCCAGGGGGCCGGAAAGCCCTTGACGCACCACCTTCACCACATAGGCCTCGTCCTCCACCTTGGGGTTCCCCGCCAAAGGGGGGATAGCCCCGGGGATACCCTGCCCTTCCGACCCATGGCAGGAAGCGCAGTACTGGCCATAAGGGGCCTTCCCCTCCTGGGCTAGGGCCAGGGAAAGCCCGAGGAGCAAGGCCAGGGGAAAGAACCAAGTGCCCTTCATCCTCACCTCCAAGCCCCACGATGGCAGGGGGGCCTTGCGCCCGCTGGCAGGGATCGGGACATATGTCCTACCCGAAGGGGGTTTGCGGGCTTTAAACTGGAAAGGAAGTGAAGCCCTTGGCCCGGCTCAAACTAGACCCCCAGGGAGTGGCCACGGTCCTCGAGGCCGACCCCTCCTTGGGCCTTAAGGGAAGCGGCCTCCCCTGCGCCCTCCTGGTCCGGGGGCAGGATCCCTTTGGCCGCCCCCTTTGCCCCCGCTGTCCGGTGCAACGGGAGCTTAGGCGGGGAGCCTATCGGGCCAGCACCCCCCTCCTCTTCCAAGGCAGGCGCCTCCGCTGCCAGGGATACCGGGAAGGAGGAGGCTTTTTAGTGGAGCTCTATCCCGAGCGGGCCGAACCCCCCGACCTCCTTTTAGAACTTTCCCGCCTGACCCACCACCTCCTGCAAAGCCCCGAGCGGTTTCCCGAAGCCCTGGAGGACTTCCTAAGGGCCCTACGCCTGGCCTTACGCATGGAGGCTGCCGAGCTCTTCCTGATAGACCCCGAGGGGCACCACCTGATCCTTACCGCCTATGAGGGCCTCCACCGCGAGGCTTTTCTGGAAAGACCCTGGTTCCAGATGGGGGAAGGCTATCCCGGCATTGTAGCCTTGAAGCGTGAACCCCTCTTTACCCACTCCTTGCATAACGACCCCCGGTATCTGCGCCAAAAGGTCAAGCAGCTGGGTTACCAAACCTATATCTGCTACCCCCTGGAGCTTCCCCAAGGGCTCATCGGGGTCCTGAACCTGGCCTCCCGTGATCCGAACCTGGACCACCAGGATCCCCTGGAAACCCTCTCCCGCATCGGCCCCCTCTTCGCCAGCACCCTTTACACCCTCCTTACCCGGCTGGGAGAGGTGGGCTTACAGGCCATCCACCAACACCTTTACCGGGGTGAGATTTCCGAGGCGCGCCTTACCCTGCTCAAGGAGCTTCAGGACCTGAGCCAAGCC
The genomic region above belongs to Thermus caldifontis and contains:
- a CDS encoding c-type cytochrome, with translation MKGTWFFPLALLLGLSLALAQEGKAPYGQYCASCHGSEGQGIPGAIPPLAGNPKVEDEAYVVKVVRQGLSGPLEVNGVTYNGIMPPLPQVSEAEARAIAQYLKGLSGTQAEAQAPAPQVPGDPALGRALYLGQKALQNGGAPCQACHTVAGVGFLGGGSMGKDLTDAAKRLGGEAGLAALLQNPAFPVMREAYKGRPLTEAEAAALAAFLVQVSQEVPRPSSLYLGRFLVAGLVLLAILLLYQAILWQLRPKSLSERIQSQLRR
- a CDS encoding nitrate reductase subunit alpha, translating into MRDWIKEIESPAERKWEEFYRNRFQHDKRVRTTHGVNCTGSCSWEVFVKDGVVTWELQATDYPSLEAGLPPYEPRGCQRGISFSWYLYSPIRVKYPYAKGALLDLWREAKKQHPDPVAAWEAIQNDPHKRKRYQKARGKGGFRRASWDEVLEIIAAAVVSTVKRHGPDRVIGFSPIPAMSQISYAAGSRFLSLLGGVPLSFYDWYCDLPNASPEIWGEQTDVHESADWYNARFIAVMGSNLNMTRTPDTHFISEVRHAGAKLTVFSPDFSQVAKYADWWIPINPGQDGAFWMAVNHVLLKEYYAEREVPYFLDYLKRYTDAPLLIEIRDGRPGRYLRANRLVDYAEEENGDFKLLLWDEEKGPRMPGGTIGFRWQKEKGKWNLKLEDPKTGEPLNPRLSLLGAEDEVLLLEFDDFSSDRKLKRGVPVKYVVTKEGERVAVATVFDLLMAQFGVGRGLPGDYPKGYEEDLPYTPAWQEKWTGIHRDTLLKYARSWAENGLKTKGKNLIIIGAGVNHWYHNNLLYRAGIVALMLTGSVGVNGGGLAHYVGQEKLANQASWGPIAFATDWGYPPRQQNTPSFHYVHSDQWRYERGFSAYDKTAAGLTDHTVDHQVRAVRKGWLPFFPQFNKSPLEVVKEAEARGAKTEAEIVQYVVEALKRGELRFAVEDPDAPENWPRVWFIWRGNAIGTSAKGHEYFLKHYLGTHTNTIAEEKAEGQVQEVVYRKPAPEGKLDLVVDLNFRMDTSALYSDIVLPAATWYEKDDLNTTDLHTFINPLQAAVPPAWESKPDWEIFKAIAKKVSELARLHLPTPVKDLVMIPLQHDTPDELAQAEDRDWKKGEVEPIPGKTMPKFRVVERDYTQLYEKMVTLGPVVEKVGVGMHGLTIPVEDFYKELAERQPRVFQGEKRPSLEEARQVAEAILLLDPVSNGELAYRAFLDEEKKTGVRLTELAEGSRHVRISFKDLVAQPRRQLTTPTWSAVINQGRAYSPYTLNVERLVPWRTLTGRQHFYLDHPNYLAFGEHLPTYKPRPDVHMLQETEKSAKEAQGKLLNYITPHGKWSIHSTYSENHRMMTLSRGGYPVWLNDKDAAELGIRDNDWVELFNDNGVFVQRAIVSARIPRGTVFVYHATERTVGIPKSPLRGKRAGMNNSITRARLKPVLMSGGYAQFTYAFNYWGPVGVNRDTWVFVRKLERPPEW